One genomic window of Garra rufa chromosome 2, GarRuf1.0, whole genome shotgun sequence includes the following:
- the dync2li1 gene encoding cytoplasmic dynein 2 light intermediate chain 1 — MPKISSDTLWDIAAAEVRSRENRTDEEDAEEDAHFPTQRTVFFMGSKAGGKTTILLRFLDRDEAAKPTLALEYTFGRRARGHNTPKDIAHLWELGGGISLSDLVQIPITADNISSLSVVLVLDLSKPNVLWETMERLLDSARSQLEKVSASLQKTGESRSSKQRVLHKDYPDRELINPFPVPLLIVGSKFDIFQDFDSEKRKVICKTLRFLAHFYGASLMFTSSKSEATMSKSRTFVNQLAFGTERPKSVSTDTSKPLAIPAGFDSFSQIGPPVTSDVDIGTLHAKNPLDLWKKVFERVFPPENTRERKELKDPAKDPQYSEPLIDSIRAQKDQELEQYKREQAKSWKSLALDP; from the exons ATGCCTAAAATAAG TTCGGATACTTTATGGGATATTGCTGCAGCGGAAGTGCGCAGCAGAGAGAACAGGACTGATGAAGAGGATGCTGAAGAGGACGCACACTTTCCCACACAGAGAACAGTCTTCTTCATGGGCAGTAAAGCAGGG GGTAAGACAACAATATTACTGCGGTTTCTTGATAG AGATGAGGCCGCTAAACCTACTCTAGCACTGGAGTACACTTTTGGTAGACGTGCAAGAGGGCATAATACG CCTAAAGACATTGCTCACCTGTGGGAACTGGGAGGAGGAATTTCCTTATCAGACCTAGTGCAGATTCCCATCACAGCTGACAATATCAG TTCTTTGTCTGTAGTACTTGTTCTGGATCTGTCTAAACCCAATGTTTTGTGGGAGACCATGGAGAGGCTGCTGGATTCAGCTCGAAGTCAGTTGGAAAAAGTGTCTGCCTCACTCCAGAAGACAGGAGAATCCAGATCCAGCAAACAACGAGTCCTCCACAAAGACTATCCG GACAGAGAGCTCATCAACCCTTTCCCTGTTCCTCTTCTCATAGTTGGAAGCAAGTTTGACATCTTTCAG GACTTTGATTCAGAGAAGAGAAAGGTGATTTGTAAGACTCTGCGCTTCTTAGCTCACTTCTATGGAGCTTCATTAATG TTCACCAGCAGCAAGTCAGAAGCTACCATGTCTAAAAGTAGGACTTTTGTTAATCAGCTGGCGTTTGGGACTGAAAGACC AAAGTCAGTCTCTACTGACACCAGCAAACCTCTGGCCATTCCAGCAGGCTTTGACTCCTTCAGTCAGATTG GGCCGCCTGTAACCTCTGATGTTGATATCGGGACTCTTCATGCCAAAAACCCCTTAGACCTTTGGAAAAAAGTTTTTGAAAGGGTTTTCCCACCTGAG aacacCAGGGAACGTAAGGAATTGAAAGATCCTGCCAAAGACCCTCAGTACAGTGAACCCCTTATAGACTCTATCAGAGCCCAGAAAGACCAG GAGCTGGAGCAGTATAAGAGAGAACAAGCAAAGTCATGGAAAAGTTTGGCTCTGGATCCATAG